The following are encoded together in the Thunnus thynnus chromosome 15, fThuThy2.1, whole genome shotgun sequence genome:
- the stm gene encoding protein starmaker isoform X2, whose product MLRRCVILLFAFAAVSLTAPVPESPSDDERSAALLAHLNEEPTGEPVTSPPASDDSDLKDSASQKTNKTDDTSFASDEQTEDAEDAAASTETVDSAITDDNRDSNTGGDSEAETDSDSDVTTADKDDSQVDDDKEDSNTGGDSEAEADSDVTTADEDDSRVNDDKEDSNTGGDSEAEADSDSDVTIANEDDSRVDDDSMTLEEGEEADSEEAIGGESAKEEGDDEMSEEVEPAEGESEVTADSSKENDDSMVADQEKDGAEDSDTSETDSDSSDVDSQDSISDSPDRTSDSQEGTSDSQEGTSNSQDSNSDSQEGISDSKESNSDSQDSISDSKEGTSDSQDSISDSQDSISDSKESNSDSQDSIYDSKEGTSDSQDSISDSQDSISDSKESNSDSQDSISDSKESNSDSQDSISDSQEGNSDSQEGTSNSQEGNSDSQGGTSDSQDSISDSQEGISDSKESNSDSQDSSDMLDSEITEEEEELNQDDSVKPDTEEPVEWSSETLDSTEATPVDQPDDSIPATTEGKVMN is encoded by the exons ATGCTGCGACG gtgtgtcATCTTGCTCTTCGcttttgctgctgtttctctgaCAGCTCCAGTTCCTG AGAGCCCATCAGATGACG AGAGAAGTGCAGCACTGCTGGCTCACCTCAATG AAGAACCAACAGGTGAACCTGTGACATCACCACCAG CTTCAGATGACAGCGATTTAAAGGATTCAGcttcacagaaaacaaacaaaactgatg aCACAAGTTTTGCCTCTGATGAACAGACTGAAG ATGCTGAGGACGCTGCTGCCAGTACAGAGACTGTTGACAGCGCCATCACTGACGACAACAGGGACTCGAACACTGGTGGTGACTCTGAGGCTGAGACTGACTCCGACTCTGATGTAACCACAGCAGACAAAGATGACAGCCAGGTCGATGACGACAAGGAGGACTCAAACACTGGCGGTGACTCTGAGGCTGAGGCTGACTCTGATGTAACCACAGCAGACGAGGATGACAGCCGGGTCAATGACGACAAGGAGGACTCAAACACTGGCGGTGACTCTGAGGCTGAGGctgactctgactctgatgTAACCATAGCAAACGAGGACGACAGCCGGGTTGATGATGACAGCATGACtctggaggagggggaggaggcaGACAGTGAGGAGGCAATTGGGGGGGAGAGTGCaaaggaggagggagacgaTGAGATGTCAGAGGAGGTGGAGCCAGCTGAGGGAGAGTCAGAGGTGACCGCAGACAGCAGCAAGGAGAATGACGACAGCATGGTCGCAGACCAAGAGAAGGATGGTGCAGAAGACAGCGACACGAGTGAGACTGACAGTGATAGCAGTGATGTGGACAGTCAGGACAGCATCTCCGACAGTCCGGACCGCACCTCTGACAGTCAGGAAGGCACCTCCGACAGTCAGGAAGGCACCTCCAACAGTCAAGACAGCAACTCAGACAGTCAGGAAGGCATCTCCGACAGTAAGGAAAGCAACTCCGACAGTCAGGACAGCATCTCCGACAGTAAGGAAGGCACCTCCGACAGTCAGGACAGCATCTCCGACAGTCAGGACAGCATCTCCGACAGTAAGGAAAGCAACTCCGACAGTCAGGACAGCATCTACGACAGTAAGGAAGGCACCTCCGACAGTCAAGACAGCATCTCCGACAGTCAGGACAGCATCTCCGACAGTAAGGAAAGCAACTCCGACAGTCAGGACAGCATCTCCGACAGTAAGGAAAGCAACTCCGACAGTCAAGACAGCATCTCCGACAGTCAGGAAGGCAACTCCGACAGTCAGGAAGGCACCTCCAACAGTCAGGAAGGCAACTCCGACAGTCAGGGAGGCACCTCCGACAGTCAAGACAGCATCTCCGACAGTCAGGAAGGCATCTCCGACAGTAAGGAAAGCAACTCCGACAGTCAGGACAGCAGTGACATGCTGGACTCTGAGAtcactgaggaggaggaggagctgaacCAGGATGACTCTGTGAAACCGGATACTGAAGAACCTGTGGAGTGGAGCTCAGAAACTCTTGACTCCACTGAAG
- the stm gene encoding protein starmaker isoform X5, with amino-acid sequence MLRRCVILLFAFAAVSLTAPVPESPSDDERSAALLAHLNEPTGEPVTSPPASDDSDLKDSASQKTNKTDDTSFASDEQTEDAEDAAASTETVDSAITDDNRDSNTGGDSEAETDSDSDVTTADKDDSQVDDDKEDSNTGGDSEAEADSDVTTADEDDSRVNDDKEDSNTGGDSEAEADSDSDVTIANEDDSRVDDDSMTLEEGEEADSEEAIGGESAKEEGDDEMSEEVEPAEGESEVTADSSKENDDSMVADQEKDGAEDSDTSETDSDSSDVDSQDSISDSPDRTSDSQEGTSDSQEGTSNSQDSNSDSQEGISDSKESNSDSQDSISDSKEGTSDSQDSISDSQDSISDSKESNSDSQDSIYDSKEGTSDSQDSISDSQDSISDSKESNSDSQDSISDSKESNSDSQDSISDSQEGNSDSQEGTSNSQEGNSDSQGGTSDSQDSISDSQEGISDSKESNSDSQDSSDMLDSEITEEEEELNQDDSVKPDTEEPVEWSSETLDSTEATPVDQPDDSIPATTEGKVMN; translated from the exons ATGCTGCGACG gtgtgtcATCTTGCTCTTCGcttttgctgctgtttctctgaCAGCTCCAGTTCCTG AGAGCCCATCAGATGACG AGAGAAGTGCAGCACTGCTGGCTCACCTCAATG AACCAACAGGTGAACCTGTGACATCACCACCAG CTTCAGATGACAGCGATTTAAAGGATTCAGcttcacagaaaacaaacaaaactgatg aCACAAGTTTTGCCTCTGATGAACAGACTGAAG ATGCTGAGGACGCTGCTGCCAGTACAGAGACTGTTGACAGCGCCATCACTGACGACAACAGGGACTCGAACACTGGTGGTGACTCTGAGGCTGAGACTGACTCCGACTCTGATGTAACCACAGCAGACAAAGATGACAGCCAGGTCGATGACGACAAGGAGGACTCAAACACTGGCGGTGACTCTGAGGCTGAGGCTGACTCTGATGTAACCACAGCAGACGAGGATGACAGCCGGGTCAATGACGACAAGGAGGACTCAAACACTGGCGGTGACTCTGAGGCTGAGGctgactctgactctgatgTAACCATAGCAAACGAGGACGACAGCCGGGTTGATGATGACAGCATGACtctggaggagggggaggaggcaGACAGTGAGGAGGCAATTGGGGGGGAGAGTGCaaaggaggagggagacgaTGAGATGTCAGAGGAGGTGGAGCCAGCTGAGGGAGAGTCAGAGGTGACCGCAGACAGCAGCAAGGAGAATGACGACAGCATGGTCGCAGACCAAGAGAAGGATGGTGCAGAAGACAGCGACACGAGTGAGACTGACAGTGATAGCAGTGATGTGGACAGTCAGGACAGCATCTCCGACAGTCCGGACCGCACCTCTGACAGTCAGGAAGGCACCTCCGACAGTCAGGAAGGCACCTCCAACAGTCAAGACAGCAACTCAGACAGTCAGGAAGGCATCTCCGACAGTAAGGAAAGCAACTCCGACAGTCAGGACAGCATCTCCGACAGTAAGGAAGGCACCTCCGACAGTCAGGACAGCATCTCCGACAGTCAGGACAGCATCTCCGACAGTAAGGAAAGCAACTCCGACAGTCAGGACAGCATCTACGACAGTAAGGAAGGCACCTCCGACAGTCAAGACAGCATCTCCGACAGTCAGGACAGCATCTCCGACAGTAAGGAAAGCAACTCCGACAGTCAGGACAGCATCTCCGACAGTAAGGAAAGCAACTCCGACAGTCAAGACAGCATCTCCGACAGTCAGGAAGGCAACTCCGACAGTCAGGAAGGCACCTCCAACAGTCAGGAAGGCAACTCCGACAGTCAGGGAGGCACCTCCGACAGTCAAGACAGCATCTCCGACAGTCAGGAAGGCATCTCCGACAGTAAGGAAAGCAACTCCGACAGTCAGGACAGCAGTGACATGCTGGACTCTGAGAtcactgaggaggaggaggagctgaacCAGGATGACTCTGTGAAACCGGATACTGAAGAACCTGTGGAGTGGAGCTCAGAAACTCTTGACTCCACTGAAG
- the stm gene encoding protein starmaker isoform X1 yields MLRRCVILLFAFAAVSLTAPVPESPSDDERSAALLAHLNEEPTGEPVTSPPAASDDSDLKDSASQKTNKTDDTSFASDEQTEDAEDAAASTETVDSAITDDNRDSNTGGDSEAETDSDSDVTTADKDDSQVDDDKEDSNTGGDSEAEADSDVTTADEDDSRVNDDKEDSNTGGDSEAEADSDSDVTIANEDDSRVDDDSMTLEEGEEADSEEAIGGESAKEEGDDEMSEEVEPAEGESEVTADSSKENDDSMVADQEKDGAEDSDTSETDSDSSDVDSQDSISDSPDRTSDSQEGTSDSQEGTSNSQDSNSDSQEGISDSKESNSDSQDSISDSKEGTSDSQDSISDSQDSISDSKESNSDSQDSIYDSKEGTSDSQDSISDSQDSISDSKESNSDSQDSISDSKESNSDSQDSISDSQEGNSDSQEGTSNSQEGNSDSQGGTSDSQDSISDSQEGISDSKESNSDSQDSSDMLDSEITEEEEELNQDDSVKPDTEEPVEWSSETLDSTEATPVDQPDDSIPATTEGKVMN; encoded by the exons ATGCTGCGACG gtgtgtcATCTTGCTCTTCGcttttgctgctgtttctctgaCAGCTCCAGTTCCTG AGAGCCCATCAGATGACG AGAGAAGTGCAGCACTGCTGGCTCACCTCAATG AAGAACCAACAGGTGAACCTGTGACATCACCACCAG cAGCTTCAGATGACAGCGATTTAAAGGATTCAGcttcacagaaaacaaacaaaactgatg aCACAAGTTTTGCCTCTGATGAACAGACTGAAG ATGCTGAGGACGCTGCTGCCAGTACAGAGACTGTTGACAGCGCCATCACTGACGACAACAGGGACTCGAACACTGGTGGTGACTCTGAGGCTGAGACTGACTCCGACTCTGATGTAACCACAGCAGACAAAGATGACAGCCAGGTCGATGACGACAAGGAGGACTCAAACACTGGCGGTGACTCTGAGGCTGAGGCTGACTCTGATGTAACCACAGCAGACGAGGATGACAGCCGGGTCAATGACGACAAGGAGGACTCAAACACTGGCGGTGACTCTGAGGCTGAGGctgactctgactctgatgTAACCATAGCAAACGAGGACGACAGCCGGGTTGATGATGACAGCATGACtctggaggagggggaggaggcaGACAGTGAGGAGGCAATTGGGGGGGAGAGTGCaaaggaggagggagacgaTGAGATGTCAGAGGAGGTGGAGCCAGCTGAGGGAGAGTCAGAGGTGACCGCAGACAGCAGCAAGGAGAATGACGACAGCATGGTCGCAGACCAAGAGAAGGATGGTGCAGAAGACAGCGACACGAGTGAGACTGACAGTGATAGCAGTGATGTGGACAGTCAGGACAGCATCTCCGACAGTCCGGACCGCACCTCTGACAGTCAGGAAGGCACCTCCGACAGTCAGGAAGGCACCTCCAACAGTCAAGACAGCAACTCAGACAGTCAGGAAGGCATCTCCGACAGTAAGGAAAGCAACTCCGACAGTCAGGACAGCATCTCCGACAGTAAGGAAGGCACCTCCGACAGTCAGGACAGCATCTCCGACAGTCAGGACAGCATCTCCGACAGTAAGGAAAGCAACTCCGACAGTCAGGACAGCATCTACGACAGTAAGGAAGGCACCTCCGACAGTCAAGACAGCATCTCCGACAGTCAGGACAGCATCTCCGACAGTAAGGAAAGCAACTCCGACAGTCAGGACAGCATCTCCGACAGTAAGGAAAGCAACTCCGACAGTCAAGACAGCATCTCCGACAGTCAGGAAGGCAACTCCGACAGTCAGGAAGGCACCTCCAACAGTCAGGAAGGCAACTCCGACAGTCAGGGAGGCACCTCCGACAGTCAAGACAGCATCTCCGACAGTCAGGAAGGCATCTCCGACAGTAAGGAAAGCAACTCCGACAGTCAGGACAGCAGTGACATGCTGGACTCTGAGAtcactgaggaggaggaggagctgaacCAGGATGACTCTGTGAAACCGGATACTGAAGAACCTGTGGAGTGGAGCTCAGAAACTCTTGACTCCACTGAAG
- the stm gene encoding protein starmaker isoform X7 — protein sequence MLRRCVILLFAFAAVSLTAPVPESPSDDERSAALLAHLNEEPTGEPVTSPPASDDSDLKDSASQKTNKTDDAEDAAASTETVDSAITDDNRDSNTGGDSEAETDSDSDVTTADKDDSQVDDDKEDSNTGGDSEAEADSDVTTADEDDSRVNDDKEDSNTGGDSEAEADSDSDVTIANEDDSRVDDDSMTLEEGEEADSEEAIGGESAKEEGDDEMSEEVEPAEGESEVTADSSKENDDSMVADQEKDGAEDSDTSETDSDSSDVDSQDSISDSPDRTSDSQEGTSDSQEGTSNSQDSNSDSQEGISDSKESNSDSQDSISDSKEGTSDSQDSISDSQDSISDSKESNSDSQDSIYDSKEGTSDSQDSISDSQDSISDSKESNSDSQDSISDSKESNSDSQDSISDSQEGNSDSQEGTSNSQEGNSDSQGGTSDSQDSISDSQEGISDSKESNSDSQDSSDMLDSEITEEEEELNQDDSVKPDTEEPVEWSSETLDSTEATPVDQPDDSIPATTEGKVMN from the exons ATGCTGCGACG gtgtgtcATCTTGCTCTTCGcttttgctgctgtttctctgaCAGCTCCAGTTCCTG AGAGCCCATCAGATGACG AGAGAAGTGCAGCACTGCTGGCTCACCTCAATG AAGAACCAACAGGTGAACCTGTGACATCACCACCAG CTTCAGATGACAGCGATTTAAAGGATTCAGcttcacagaaaacaaacaaaactgatg ATGCTGAGGACGCTGCTGCCAGTACAGAGACTGTTGACAGCGCCATCACTGACGACAACAGGGACTCGAACACTGGTGGTGACTCTGAGGCTGAGACTGACTCCGACTCTGATGTAACCACAGCAGACAAAGATGACAGCCAGGTCGATGACGACAAGGAGGACTCAAACACTGGCGGTGACTCTGAGGCTGAGGCTGACTCTGATGTAACCACAGCAGACGAGGATGACAGCCGGGTCAATGACGACAAGGAGGACTCAAACACTGGCGGTGACTCTGAGGCTGAGGctgactctgactctgatgTAACCATAGCAAACGAGGACGACAGCCGGGTTGATGATGACAGCATGACtctggaggagggggaggaggcaGACAGTGAGGAGGCAATTGGGGGGGAGAGTGCaaaggaggagggagacgaTGAGATGTCAGAGGAGGTGGAGCCAGCTGAGGGAGAGTCAGAGGTGACCGCAGACAGCAGCAAGGAGAATGACGACAGCATGGTCGCAGACCAAGAGAAGGATGGTGCAGAAGACAGCGACACGAGTGAGACTGACAGTGATAGCAGTGATGTGGACAGTCAGGACAGCATCTCCGACAGTCCGGACCGCACCTCTGACAGTCAGGAAGGCACCTCCGACAGTCAGGAAGGCACCTCCAACAGTCAAGACAGCAACTCAGACAGTCAGGAAGGCATCTCCGACAGTAAGGAAAGCAACTCCGACAGTCAGGACAGCATCTCCGACAGTAAGGAAGGCACCTCCGACAGTCAGGACAGCATCTCCGACAGTCAGGACAGCATCTCCGACAGTAAGGAAAGCAACTCCGACAGTCAGGACAGCATCTACGACAGTAAGGAAGGCACCTCCGACAGTCAAGACAGCATCTCCGACAGTCAGGACAGCATCTCCGACAGTAAGGAAAGCAACTCCGACAGTCAGGACAGCATCTCCGACAGTAAGGAAAGCAACTCCGACAGTCAAGACAGCATCTCCGACAGTCAGGAAGGCAACTCCGACAGTCAGGAAGGCACCTCCAACAGTCAGGAAGGCAACTCCGACAGTCAGGGAGGCACCTCCGACAGTCAAGACAGCATCTCCGACAGTCAGGAAGGCATCTCCGACAGTAAGGAAAGCAACTCCGACAGTCAGGACAGCAGTGACATGCTGGACTCTGAGAtcactgaggaggaggaggagctgaacCAGGATGACTCTGTGAAACCGGATACTGAAGAACCTGTGGAGTGGAGCTCAGAAACTCTTGACTCCACTGAAG
- the stm gene encoding protein starmaker isoform X8 yields the protein MLRRCVILLFAFAAVSLTAPVPESPSDDERSAALLAHLNEPTGEPVTSPPAASDDSDLKDSASQKTNKTDDAEDAAASTETVDSAITDDNRDSNTGGDSEAETDSDSDVTTADKDDSQVDDDKEDSNTGGDSEAEADSDVTTADEDDSRVNDDKEDSNTGGDSEAEADSDSDVTIANEDDSRVDDDSMTLEEGEEADSEEAIGGESAKEEGDDEMSEEVEPAEGESEVTADSSKENDDSMVADQEKDGAEDSDTSETDSDSSDVDSQDSISDSPDRTSDSQEGTSDSQEGTSNSQDSNSDSQEGISDSKESNSDSQDSISDSKEGTSDSQDSISDSQDSISDSKESNSDSQDSIYDSKEGTSDSQDSISDSQDSISDSKESNSDSQDSISDSKESNSDSQDSISDSQEGNSDSQEGTSNSQEGNSDSQGGTSDSQDSISDSQEGISDSKESNSDSQDSSDMLDSEITEEEEELNQDDSVKPDTEEPVEWSSETLDSTEATPVDQPDDSIPATTEGKVMN from the exons ATGCTGCGACG gtgtgtcATCTTGCTCTTCGcttttgctgctgtttctctgaCAGCTCCAGTTCCTG AGAGCCCATCAGATGACG AGAGAAGTGCAGCACTGCTGGCTCACCTCAATG AACCAACAGGTGAACCTGTGACATCACCACCAG cAGCTTCAGATGACAGCGATTTAAAGGATTCAGcttcacagaaaacaaacaaaactgatg ATGCTGAGGACGCTGCTGCCAGTACAGAGACTGTTGACAGCGCCATCACTGACGACAACAGGGACTCGAACACTGGTGGTGACTCTGAGGCTGAGACTGACTCCGACTCTGATGTAACCACAGCAGACAAAGATGACAGCCAGGTCGATGACGACAAGGAGGACTCAAACACTGGCGGTGACTCTGAGGCTGAGGCTGACTCTGATGTAACCACAGCAGACGAGGATGACAGCCGGGTCAATGACGACAAGGAGGACTCAAACACTGGCGGTGACTCTGAGGCTGAGGctgactctgactctgatgTAACCATAGCAAACGAGGACGACAGCCGGGTTGATGATGACAGCATGACtctggaggagggggaggaggcaGACAGTGAGGAGGCAATTGGGGGGGAGAGTGCaaaggaggagggagacgaTGAGATGTCAGAGGAGGTGGAGCCAGCTGAGGGAGAGTCAGAGGTGACCGCAGACAGCAGCAAGGAGAATGACGACAGCATGGTCGCAGACCAAGAGAAGGATGGTGCAGAAGACAGCGACACGAGTGAGACTGACAGTGATAGCAGTGATGTGGACAGTCAGGACAGCATCTCCGACAGTCCGGACCGCACCTCTGACAGTCAGGAAGGCACCTCCGACAGTCAGGAAGGCACCTCCAACAGTCAAGACAGCAACTCAGACAGTCAGGAAGGCATCTCCGACAGTAAGGAAAGCAACTCCGACAGTCAGGACAGCATCTCCGACAGTAAGGAAGGCACCTCCGACAGTCAGGACAGCATCTCCGACAGTCAGGACAGCATCTCCGACAGTAAGGAAAGCAACTCCGACAGTCAGGACAGCATCTACGACAGTAAGGAAGGCACCTCCGACAGTCAAGACAGCATCTCCGACAGTCAGGACAGCATCTCCGACAGTAAGGAAAGCAACTCCGACAGTCAGGACAGCATCTCCGACAGTAAGGAAAGCAACTCCGACAGTCAAGACAGCATCTCCGACAGTCAGGAAGGCAACTCCGACAGTCAGGAAGGCACCTCCAACAGTCAGGAAGGCAACTCCGACAGTCAGGGAGGCACCTCCGACAGTCAAGACAGCATCTCCGACAGTCAGGAAGGCATCTCCGACAGTAAGGAAAGCAACTCCGACAGTCAGGACAGCAGTGACATGCTGGACTCTGAGAtcactgaggaggaggaggagctgaacCAGGATGACTCTGTGAAACCGGATACTGAAGAACCTGTGGAGTGGAGCTCAGAAACTCTTGACTCCACTGAAG
- the stm gene encoding protein starmaker isoform X4, translating into MLRRCVILLFAFAAVSLTAPVPESPSDDERSAALLAHLNEEPTGEPVTSPPAASDDSDLKDSASQKTNKTDDTSFASDEQTEDAEDAAASTETVDSAITDDNRDSNTGGDSEAETDSDSDVTTADKDDSQVDDDKEDSNTGGDSEAEADSDVTTADEDDSRVNDDKEDSNTGGDSEAEADSDSDVTIANEDDSRVDDDSMTLEEGEEADSEEAIGGESAKEEGDDEMSEEVEPAEGESEVTADSSKENDDSMVADQEKDGAEDSDTSETDSDSSDVDSQDSISDSPDRTSDSQEGTSDSQEGTSNSQDSNSDSQEGISDSKESNSDSQDSISDSKEGTSDSQDSISDSQDSISDSKESNSDSQDSIYDSKEGTSDSQDSISDSQDSISDSKESNSDSQDSISDSKESNSDSQDSISDSQEGNSDSQEGTSNSQEGNSDSQGGTSDSQDSISDSQEGISDSKESNSDSQDSSDMLDSEITEEEEELNQDDSVKPDTEEPVEWSSETLDSTEATPVDQPDDSIPATTEVMN; encoded by the exons ATGCTGCGACG gtgtgtcATCTTGCTCTTCGcttttgctgctgtttctctgaCAGCTCCAGTTCCTG AGAGCCCATCAGATGACG AGAGAAGTGCAGCACTGCTGGCTCACCTCAATG AAGAACCAACAGGTGAACCTGTGACATCACCACCAG cAGCTTCAGATGACAGCGATTTAAAGGATTCAGcttcacagaaaacaaacaaaactgatg aCACAAGTTTTGCCTCTGATGAACAGACTGAAG ATGCTGAGGACGCTGCTGCCAGTACAGAGACTGTTGACAGCGCCATCACTGACGACAACAGGGACTCGAACACTGGTGGTGACTCTGAGGCTGAGACTGACTCCGACTCTGATGTAACCACAGCAGACAAAGATGACAGCCAGGTCGATGACGACAAGGAGGACTCAAACACTGGCGGTGACTCTGAGGCTGAGGCTGACTCTGATGTAACCACAGCAGACGAGGATGACAGCCGGGTCAATGACGACAAGGAGGACTCAAACACTGGCGGTGACTCTGAGGCTGAGGctgactctgactctgatgTAACCATAGCAAACGAGGACGACAGCCGGGTTGATGATGACAGCATGACtctggaggagggggaggaggcaGACAGTGAGGAGGCAATTGGGGGGGAGAGTGCaaaggaggagggagacgaTGAGATGTCAGAGGAGGTGGAGCCAGCTGAGGGAGAGTCAGAGGTGACCGCAGACAGCAGCAAGGAGAATGACGACAGCATGGTCGCAGACCAAGAGAAGGATGGTGCAGAAGACAGCGACACGAGTGAGACTGACAGTGATAGCAGTGATGTGGACAGTCAGGACAGCATCTCCGACAGTCCGGACCGCACCTCTGACAGTCAGGAAGGCACCTCCGACAGTCAGGAAGGCACCTCCAACAGTCAAGACAGCAACTCAGACAGTCAGGAAGGCATCTCCGACAGTAAGGAAAGCAACTCCGACAGTCAGGACAGCATCTCCGACAGTAAGGAAGGCACCTCCGACAGTCAGGACAGCATCTCCGACAGTCAGGACAGCATCTCCGACAGTAAGGAAAGCAACTCCGACAGTCAGGACAGCATCTACGACAGTAAGGAAGGCACCTCCGACAGTCAAGACAGCATCTCCGACAGTCAGGACAGCATCTCCGACAGTAAGGAAAGCAACTCCGACAGTCAGGACAGCATCTCCGACAGTAAGGAAAGCAACTCCGACAGTCAAGACAGCATCTCCGACAGTCAGGAAGGCAACTCCGACAGTCAGGAAGGCACCTCCAACAGTCAGGAAGGCAACTCCGACAGTCAGGGAGGCACCTCCGACAGTCAAGACAGCATCTCCGACAGTCAGGAAGGCATCTCCGACAGTAAGGAAAGCAACTCCGACAGTCAGGACAGCAGTGACATGCTGGACTCTGAGAtcactgaggaggaggaggagctgaacCAGGATGACTCTGTGAAACCGGATACTGAAGAACCTGTGGAGTGGAGCTCAGAAACTCTTGACTCCACTGAAG
- the stm gene encoding protein starmaker isoform X9 — protein MLRRCVILLFAFAAVSLTAPVPESPSDDERSAALLAHLNEPTGEPVTSPPASDDSDLKDSASQKTNKTDDAEDAAASTETVDSAITDDNRDSNTGGDSEAETDSDSDVTTADKDDSQVDDDKEDSNTGGDSEAEADSDVTTADEDDSRVNDDKEDSNTGGDSEAEADSDSDVTIANEDDSRVDDDSMTLEEGEEADSEEAIGGESAKEEGDDEMSEEVEPAEGESEVTADSSKENDDSMVADQEKDGAEDSDTSETDSDSSDVDSQDSISDSPDRTSDSQEGTSDSQEGTSNSQDSNSDSQEGISDSKESNSDSQDSISDSKEGTSDSQDSISDSQDSISDSKESNSDSQDSIYDSKEGTSDSQDSISDSQDSISDSKESNSDSQDSISDSKESNSDSQDSISDSQEGNSDSQEGTSNSQEGNSDSQGGTSDSQDSISDSQEGISDSKESNSDSQDSSDMLDSEITEEEEELNQDDSVKPDTEEPVEWSSETLDSTEATPVDQPDDSIPATTEGKVMN, from the exons ATGCTGCGACG gtgtgtcATCTTGCTCTTCGcttttgctgctgtttctctgaCAGCTCCAGTTCCTG AGAGCCCATCAGATGACG AGAGAAGTGCAGCACTGCTGGCTCACCTCAATG AACCAACAGGTGAACCTGTGACATCACCACCAG CTTCAGATGACAGCGATTTAAAGGATTCAGcttcacagaaaacaaacaaaactgatg ATGCTGAGGACGCTGCTGCCAGTACAGAGACTGTTGACAGCGCCATCACTGACGACAACAGGGACTCGAACACTGGTGGTGACTCTGAGGCTGAGACTGACTCCGACTCTGATGTAACCACAGCAGACAAAGATGACAGCCAGGTCGATGACGACAAGGAGGACTCAAACACTGGCGGTGACTCTGAGGCTGAGGCTGACTCTGATGTAACCACAGCAGACGAGGATGACAGCCGGGTCAATGACGACAAGGAGGACTCAAACACTGGCGGTGACTCTGAGGCTGAGGctgactctgactctgatgTAACCATAGCAAACGAGGACGACAGCCGGGTTGATGATGACAGCATGACtctggaggagggggaggaggcaGACAGTGAGGAGGCAATTGGGGGGGAGAGTGCaaaggaggagggagacgaTGAGATGTCAGAGGAGGTGGAGCCAGCTGAGGGAGAGTCAGAGGTGACCGCAGACAGCAGCAAGGAGAATGACGACAGCATGGTCGCAGACCAAGAGAAGGATGGTGCAGAAGACAGCGACACGAGTGAGACTGACAGTGATAGCAGTGATGTGGACAGTCAGGACAGCATCTCCGACAGTCCGGACCGCACCTCTGACAGTCAGGAAGGCACCTCCGACAGTCAGGAAGGCACCTCCAACAGTCAAGACAGCAACTCAGACAGTCAGGAAGGCATCTCCGACAGTAAGGAAAGCAACTCCGACAGTCAGGACAGCATCTCCGACAGTAAGGAAGGCACCTCCGACAGTCAGGACAGCATCTCCGACAGTCAGGACAGCATCTCCGACAGTAAGGAAAGCAACTCCGACAGTCAGGACAGCATCTACGACAGTAAGGAAGGCACCTCCGACAGTCAAGACAGCATCTCCGACAGTCAGGACAGCATCTCCGACAGTAAGGAAAGCAACTCCGACAGTCAGGACAGCATCTCCGACAGTAAGGAAAGCAACTCCGACAGTCAAGACAGCATCTCCGACAGTCAGGAAGGCAACTCCGACAGTCAGGAAGGCACCTCCAACAGTCAGGAAGGCAACTCCGACAGTCAGGGAGGCACCTCCGACAGTCAAGACAGCATCTCCGACAGTCAGGAAGGCATCTCCGACAGTAAGGAAAGCAACTCCGACAGTCAGGACAGCAGTGACATGCTGGACTCTGAGAtcactgaggaggaggaggagctgaacCAGGATGACTCTGTGAAACCGGATACTGAAGAACCTGTGGAGTGGAGCTCAGAAACTCTTGACTCCACTGAAG